One segment of Cutaneotrichosporon cavernicola HIS019 DNA, chromosome: 4 DNA contains the following:
- the RPL10 gene encoding uncharacterized protein (Ribosomal protein L16p/L10e) has protein sequence MPHCFRGKKVKMGRRPARCYRYCKNKPFPKSRYNRGVPDPKIRIFDLGRKKASVDDFPFCCHLVSDEYEQLSSEALEAARICANKYIVKNAGKEAFHLRVRVHPFHVIRINKMLSCAGADRLQQGMRGAWGKPYGKVARVNIGQVIMSIRCRDAHKPIIIEALRRARYKFPGRQKIIISKKWGFTSLDRPDYEAVKAKKLVVNDGAYVQFLKPKGNLEANLRMAQRA, from the exons ATGCCACACTGCTTCCGGGGG AAAAAAG TCAAGATGGGTCGCCGTCCCGCTCGCTGCTACCGCTACTGCAAGAACAAGCCGTTCCCCAAGTCGCGCTACAACCGTGGTGTGCCCGACCCGAAGATCCGTATCTTCGACCTCGGTCGCAAGAAGGCGTCGGTCGATGACTTCCCCTTCTGCTGCCACCTCGTCTcggacgagtacgagcaGCTCTCGTCGGAGGCTCTCGAGGCCGCCCGTATTTGCGCCAACAAGTACATTGTGAAGAACGCCGGTAAGGAGGCCTTCCACCTCCGTGTCCGCGTCCACCCCTTCCACGTTATCCGTATCAACAAGATGCTTTCGTGCGCTGGTGCGGATCGTCTGCAGCAGGGTATGCGTGGCGCTTGGGGCAAGCCGTACGGCAAGGTCGCCCGTGTCAACAT TGGCCAGGTCATCATGTCGATCCGTTGCCGTGACGCGCACAAGCCTATCATCATCGAGGCTCTCCGTCGTGCTCGTTACAAGTTCCCCGGTCGCCAGAAGATCATCATCTCGAAGAAGTGGGGCTTCACCTCGCTCGACCGCCCCGACTacgaggccgtcaaggccaagaagctcgtcgtcaacgacgGTGCCTACGTCCAGTtcctcaagcccaagggCAACCTTGAGGCCAACCTCCGCATGGCCCAGCGCGCTTAA
- a CDS encoding uncharacterized protein (Cytidylyltransferase-like), translating to MTAELYWPQKVYPVTAEDANHHKRVLFVCPLTPAILQDPTPLLHPLGYAASQATERCIVLFSTPNGPQLYPELQAAPKQHFAALSRFLAQVYSVLAAGQWDAGRPLTDVEVRFDGEDGDWALKLGSPTFVIGFEGLAADIVAKAAPNLSKEDRRFVQIEPELEQLVRNPGTISTVSEPGYPVAAMGGTFDHLHAAHKLLLHMALFATEQRLIVGVMADRLLATKSHADVLEGLDTRLGAAAAFLRRCGGDARGVVLDVVEIHDALGPTAWDPEVSLLVVSKETLGGGNYVNRIRGEKGLSILDMLAIDVISSEFAHDKRSTRDLSAVDDAQLKDAKMGSTGIREFIARQKQA from the exons ATGACTGCAGAGCTCTACTGGCCTCAAAAGGTCTATCCTGTCACGGCAGAGGACGCGAACCACCACAAGCGCGTCCTCTTCGTGTGTCCCTTGACCCCAGCCATCCTCCAAGACCCCaccccactcctccaccctcTTGGCTACGCTGCAAGCCAGGCGACCGAAAGATGCATCGTGCTCTTCTCGACGCCAAACGGACCGCAACTGTATCCCGAACTCCAGGCTGCGCCGAAGCAGCACTTTGCCGCCCTTAGTCGATTCCTCGCGCAGGTGTACTCCGTGTTGGCAGCGGGCCAGTGGGACGCCGGCCGGCCGCTCACCGACGTCGAAGTGCGCTTCGACGGCGAAGACGGCGACTgggcgctcaagctcggctCACCAACCTTTGTGATCGGGTTTGAGG GCCTGGCAGCCGACATTGTGGCCAAGGCTGCCCCGAACCTCTCCAAGGAGGACCGGCGCTTCGTCCAGATCGAGCcggagctcgagcagctcgttAGGAATCCCGGTACGATTTCCACGGTCTCTGAGCCCGGGTATCCCGTCGCCGCGATGGGAGGGACGTTTGACCATCTCCACGCGGCGCACAAGCTGCTCCTCCACATGGCGTTGTTCGCGACGGAGCAGCGCCTCATTGTCGGAGTCATGGCTGACCGGTTGCTCGCAACTAAGAGCCACGCGGACGTACTCGAGGGCTTGGACACGCGTCTTGGGGCCGCGGCGGCATTCCTGCGCCGCTgtggtggcgacgcgcgcggcgtggttctcgacgtcgtcgagatCCACGACGCTCTGGGTCCTACTGCCTGGGACCCCGAAGTATCTCTGCTCGTCGTGAGCAAAGAGACACTGGGCGGGGGCAACTATGTCAACCGCATTCGTGGGGAGAAGGGATTGAGCATCCTCGACATGCTTGCGATCGACGTGATTAGCTCCGAGTTTGCGCATGACAAGAGAAGCACGCGTGACCTCAGTGCGGTGGACGACGCACAActcaaggacgccaagatGGGAAGCACAGGCATCCGCGAGTTTATTGCGCGGCAAAAGCAGGCTTAG